The Planctomycetota bacterium genome includes a region encoding these proteins:
- a CDS encoding glycosyltransferase family 2 protein yields MQTVRQVADASEAVAHHEPLAKEAANRADVVVVIPAWNEEGSIGRVIDALPRRWHRAVVVADNNSTDYTAEVARKFGATVVPAPRQGYGSACLAGLAEVRKNPPAVVAFIDADFSDHPEQLEEIVDPILSDKADFVLGSRMLLDQPKGALLPQAIFGNWLACTLMRVLFRQKYTDLGPFRAIAWDKLEALNMVDTNFGWTVEMQIKAARQKLRIREVPVKYRPRIGQSKITGTLRGTFKAGYKILYVIAKYGLKRS; encoded by the coding sequence ATGCAGACGGTTCGACAAGTCGCGGATGCCTCGGAAGCTGTCGCCCATCACGAGCCCCTCGCGAAGGAAGCCGCCAATCGGGCCGACGTGGTCGTGGTGATCCCGGCGTGGAACGAGGAAGGCAGCATCGGGCGAGTGATCGACGCACTCCCGCGTCGTTGGCACCGGGCGGTCGTCGTCGCCGACAACAACTCGACCGACTACACCGCGGAGGTTGCACGCAAGTTCGGTGCGACCGTGGTGCCTGCCCCTCGACAGGGCTACGGCTCCGCTTGCCTTGCCGGCCTCGCCGAGGTCCGCAAGAACCCACCGGCGGTCGTCGCGTTCATCGACGCCGACTTCTCCGATCACCCCGAGCAGTTGGAAGAGATCGTGGACCCGATCCTTTCGGATAAGGCCGACTTCGTTCTCGGCAGTCGCATGCTGCTTGATCAGCCCAAGGGCGCGTTGCTCCCGCAGGCGATCTTCGGCAACTGGCTCGCTTGTACCCTCATGCGAGTGCTGTTCCGGCAGAAGTACACTGATCTCGGCCCGTTCCGCGCCATCGCCTGGGACAAGCTCGAAGCGTTGAATATGGTCGACACCAACTTTGGCTGGACCGTCGAGATGCAGATCAAGGCCGCCCGGCAGAAGCTGCGCATCCGCGAAGTGCCGGTGAAGTACCGCCCGCGCATCGGCCAGTCCAAAATCACCGGCACCCTGCGTGGCACCTTCAAGGCCGGCTACAAAATCCTCTACGTCATCGCCAAGTACGGGCTCAAACGCAGCTGA